CCAGGTAAGAAATTCAAGTGCAAAAAGGCCGagcccaggtgagaccccaaaaccaaaaaccccaaaaaccccaaaacctcaaaaaatcccaaatttggggaccccaaaaatcccaaaaaatcccaaatttggggaacccaaaaccccaaaaaatcccaaatttggggaccccaaaaatcccaaaaaatcccaaatttggggaacaaaaaccccaaaaaatcccaaatttggggaacccaaaaccccaaaaaatcacaaatttggggaacccaaaaatcccaaatttggggaacccaaaaccccaaacatcccaaattTAAGAACCCTGAGAtcccaaaactccaaaatttGGGGGCCCCgaaatccaaaaaaaaccccaaaatttggggatcccaaaattgaataaaaaaaaaaatccccaaaatttggggagcCCAAAGCtccaaatttgggattttggaccCAAAGTTTGGggggaatttcccaaatttggggttcgCTGACCCCTCCCCCCTTTCCAGCAGCGCCCCCGAGGCAGCGAAAAGCCCGGGTGAGAAActgggggaattggggaaaatttggggaaaattggggaaaatttgggggattttgggaaaaatttgggaatttgggggagtttttggggaaatttggggaattttgggaaaatctgggaaattttgtgagggaaaatttggggataaattgggaaaatttgggaatttgggggaattttgggggaaatttggggatttttgggggcaaaatttggggattttttgtattttgggggaaattttggggcgATTTCGGGGAAATTTTGACAAAtcttattttttggggggaggggaatttggggagaattttgcGGAGAATTTGTGACAACcctggggaaaatttggggggatttggggtttagggCAAAAttgttggattttgggggggaaaattcggggttttttgggaaaacTCGTGAAAAATTCGGGATTTTCTCTGGAacgcccccaaaatcccgaatTTTCGTGCAAAAACCcggaattttccccaaatttgggggaatttctgggatttttgggctttttttccgCAGCTCCCACGGCCTCGGCGTAGCCCCGCCCCCCGGAATGAAGCCCCGCCCACACGGGTCAAGCCCCGCCCACCCGGGCTAAGCCCCGCCCCCAGTGCAtgaaaacccccccaaaaaaattgggggggaaatttgggggacCCCCCCCCTGCACGGAGccaaggaaccccaaaaaccccaaaaaaacccaaaaaaaccccaaaaaatccccaaaacccccccaaaaaccccgaaTTTTGGGGCCCCTCCCCTTTGAAACCCCCCCAAGattggggacccctcccccacccacCTCAAGCactcgggaccccccaaaaaatttgGGGGACCCCCCCTGAAAATGCACTTTGACACCTGGGAGAGCCCAAAacatttggggacccccccccccccaaaaatgcacTTTGAtattggggacacccccagaaAATTGgggaacccccccaaaattaaGGGGAACCCCCTTAAAAAATTGGGGACCCCCCCTAAATGCACTTtgagaccccaaaactggggagACCCCGAAAatttggggaccccaaaaaagggGGAGGAGCCCAAaaagggggggaggggaggtttGGAGACCCCCCccggaattttggggtctccccgAATTTTGGGCACCCCCGCGGTGAAATAAAGGAGAGGTTTGGATACGGCCAATGGGGGGCGCTGTTCGTGTTTGTGGgggcccaaaaatcccaaaaaaatcccaccaaaattcctccccaaaatcccaaaaatatccccaaaaaatcccaaaattcccccaaaatttccccccaaaaatcccaaaatttccccccaaaatccgccccaaaattcctccccaaaatccccaaaaaattccaaaatttcccccaaaaatcccaaaaattccccccaaacccccaaaattcccccaaacttctcccaaattcccaaaattccgaCCCGGgactcccaaattcccccaaaattctcaaaattcagccaaaatcccccccaaaaattcccaaacttcagccaaaatcccccaaaaaaatcctaaaaatttcCTCAAATCCCAACCTAGAacccctaaaattcccccaaatcccaacccaggacccccaaaattcccaaatccaaCCCAGAACCCccgaaattcccccaaatcccaacccaggacccccaaaattcccaaaatcccacctgggacccccaaaattcccccaaatcccaacccaggacccccaaaattcccaaattcccacctgggacccccaaaattcccccaaatcccaacccaggacccccaaaattcccaaattcccacctgggacccccaaaattcccccaaatcccaacccaggacccccaaaattcccaaattcccacctgggaccccccaaatgccccaaaatcccccgcCGGCCCCCCCTCATATCCGCGTTGGTCTTGCCCGCTCTGCCATGACGTCTTGGGGGCGGGTTCCAGGCGCACCCCTCCTCTGATTGGTTGGGAAGGACGGGCCGGCGGCGCTGATTGGTTGTCTGGGTAGAGGATGTGCGGATCGCTCGGGAGGGAATGGGCGGTGCTGATTGGTCGGTGGGGGATGCGCTGGCGGCGCTGATTGGTTACGGCGGAGTGGGCGGGGCTTTGGACGCGGAAGTGGCGAGCGGAAACCTCCCGGTTCTCCCATTAAGGCCCAGCTCGGTCCCGGTTTGTCCCAGTAAGGCCCAGCTcggtcccagtttgtcccagtaaGGCCCAGCTCGGTCCCAGTGCTCCCTCCCAGTCCCGCCCAGTTCAATCCCTGCGCCGAAGTCTCGCGAGATTTCCGCTTCCAGTGGAAGCGGCAGCGCCGGAGCCGCGGTGAGAACCggggggaaactgggagggactgggagcgatactgggataaactgggataaactgggagggactgggatggactgggataaactgggagcgatactgggataaactgggataaactgggagggactgggatggactgggataaactgggagcgatactgggataaactgggataaactgggagggactgggatggactgggataaactgggagcgatactgggataaactgggagggactgggaggggctgggataaactgggagggactgggagggactgggataaactgggagcgATACTGGGgtaaactgggatggactggaatggactgggagagACCTGGGGcgttactgggagcactgggatggactgggaatgaGATTGTGggatactggtttatactgggagggactgggatgaactgggagcactgcgatggactggtttgtactggtccatGCTGTTTTATGCTGGTTTCTATGAGTTTTACTGGTCCATAttggtccgtactggtccatactggttcatactggtcCGTACCGGTGCAGATGAACCTGGAGCGCGTTTCCAAcgaggagaagctgcagctgtgccGGAAATACTACCTGGgtgagtgaccctgagtgacccaggggtgaccaatgagtgacccctgagtgacccctgagtgaccctgagtgaccaccgACCACTGACCAATGAACCAAATACTACCTGGGTGACCATGAGCgaccatgagtgaccactgagtgaccactgaccaagtgaccactgagtgaccaatgagtgatCACTGAGTGACCAACTGAgcactgagtgaccctgagtgaccctgagtgaccactgagtgaccactgaccaacTGATCACTGACCAATGAACCAAATACTACCTGGgtgagtgaccctgagtgacccaggggtgaccaatgagtgacccctgagtgatcctgagtgacccctgagtgaccaatgagtgaccctgagtgaccctgagtgacctgTTCGGGTGTGGGGTGCTTGCGCCTGTGTGTGTGTTACCTGTgccaggtgtaacccaggtgtatcccaggtgtaacccaggtgtatttacctgtcccaggtgtatcccaggtgtatcccaggtgtatttacctgtcccaggtgtatttacctgtcccaggtgtaacccaggagtatcccaggtgtaacccaggtgtaacccaggtgtatGTACCTGTGTCCCAGGTGGGTTCGTGCTGCTGCCGTTCCTCTGGCTGGTGAACGTGGTTTGGTTTGTGTGACTGTGCCAGGTGTGAcccaggtgtgacccaggtGTATTTACCTGTCCCAGGTGTAACCCATGTGTGacccaggtgtaacccaggtgtgacccaggtgtatcccaggtgtaacccaggtgtatTTACCTGTGTCCCAGGTGTATTTACCTGTCTGTACCTGTGTCCCAGGtgggttcctgctgctgccgtTCCTGTGGCTGGTGAACGTGGTTTGGTTTGTGTGACTGTgccaggtgtatcccaggtgtatctcaggtgtgaCCCAGGAgtatcccaggtgtatttaCCTGTCTGTACCTGTCCCAGGtgggttcctgctgctgccgtTCCTCTGGCTGGTGAACGTGGTTTGGTTTTTCCGCGAGGCGTTCCTGGCCCCGCCCTTCGGGGAGCAGCCGCGCATCAAAGCATGTGAGGGGAGAAAcgggggaaaaacggggaaattgggaaaaacggggggaaaaatggggaaattgggaaaaacggggaaattgggaaaaacggggggaaaaacggggggaaaaacggggggaaatggggtaaaatgggaaaataatgtgggaaatggggaatgggaaataatgggggaaatgggggaaaacagaggggaaatgggaaaaatgggggaaaatggggaataatgggggaaGATTGGAATAATGGGGAAAGAAATGGGGAAGcgggaaagggggaaaatggggaaaaaaggggaaaaagagcaAAACTGAATTCTGGGGAAAACGGGAAAATGGGCAAAATGGGCaaaatgggaaatgtggaaattgggagggggaaatgggggaaatttggggggaaatgggagaaatttgggggggaaatgggagaaatttggggggatgatggggaaaacaaggagaaaaggaaaaatgggggaaatatgaaaaacagggaaatggggaaattgggggaaaatgggaggaaatggggaataatggggagaaaatggaggtttggggaaaatggggaaatcgTCTCTGATGTTGGGCTGATTTTGGCCAgttttgggtcagttttgggtgaattttggctGATTTTCAATCAGTTTTGGGtctggttttgggggatttcaggTCAGTTTTTGGCTCTGATTTTGGGCTTCGTTTTGGGCTGATTTGGGGCCAGTTTTGGCTGTGattttggagaggtttttgggtgatttttgggctgattagggggcagttttgggtgatttttgggctgattttgagCCAGTTTTGGCTCTGATTTTGGGCTGCTTTTAGGGCTAACTTGGACTGATTTTGGAGGCGGcatttgggtgatttttgggctcattttgggctGACTTTTGGGCTaattttggttgattttgggaTGATtgttggggtgatttttggacTGATTTTGGCTAACTTTTGAGTAGGTTTTGCCTctgatttggggtgaattttggctcattttgggtcatttttccCCCTGTGCAGATGTTCTGCGCTCGGCgctgggggcggggctctagggcagggcctgggctgagtttgggtgaattttgggtgactttggggtgaattttgggttcattttggctGATTTTGGTCCGTTTTCCCCCATTTCAGACGTGCTGCGCTCGGCGCTGGGGgcggggctctgggggctgggcCTGGGCGTGTGGGTGGGGCTGTTCCAGACGCGCCGCGGCCAATGGGGAGCCCTGGGCGACGCCCTCAGCTTCACCCAGCCAATGGGAGAGCCCTGAGCTCCGGCAGCGGCCAATGGCGGCGCAGCCAGGTGAGGGCGGGGCCGGAATGGGCCaatgggggagggagggggcggggctcgGTCCTGATTTGGGCAGGGCTTCATTCGGCcaatgggagagctgggaattggGGCAGGGATTGGAGCGGCcaatggggaaggaaaaggggcGGGACTTCAATGGGAGAGGGGCGGGGCTTAAAGCAGCCAATGGGAAAGGGCTAAATTGGGGGtggggctgtgagcagccaaTGGGAGAGCCTGGATTGGGGGGCGGGGCCATGAGTGGATTTGGGGGAGGGGCTCAAGAGAACCAATAGAAAACTGTGAGAGGAGGTGGAGCTTAAAACAGCCAATGAGAAAGCTCAAATTGGGGGCGTGGCATAAAGCAGCCAATGGCAGGGGAGGAGGTTTAAAACAGCCAATAGGAGAGCTCTGGAGCGGCGGGGCTTGAGGTGACCAATGGGATTGGGCACCACTAAATTTGACCAATGGGAAGTCAGAAGGGGGGCGGAACTTAGATCAGCCAATAGGAGACACGAGAAAGGAAGCGGATCCTGAAGGAACCAATGGGAGACCACTGAGGGGTGGAGCTTCAATCTgaaaggggcggggcttaaaACAACCAATGGGAGAAGCTTGAAAGGGGGCGGGGCTTCACTCCGCCAATAAGGGAGCGCTAAAAGGGGGTGGGGCCTCAACCGACCAATGGGAAAGTCCCCGGGGGGAGGGCGGGGCTTACAGCAACCAATGGGGGAGGTTGTGGGTGTGGCTTTTCTGATTGAGGGGTGGGGCATAAAGCAACCAATGGCAAGACAGGGGCATGGCCAAACCCAGCCAATGGCAAAGCAGGCAGAGTGAGCTCAACCCCCTGAAGTGGGCGTGGCCATTCCAAAAGGGGGCGTGGCCTCTCAGCTTTTACCCCCTCCCCTTCTTTCCTCCCACAGCAGCGATGACGTCACCCTGAACCCAGCGGAGCCCCGCCCCTTTTGCCAAATAAAGGCATTGACCACGCCCACACCCAAATACGGCATCAAAGGCGTTTTTATTGTggagggggcggggcccggGTGGGCGTGGCCAGCGCGGGCGGGGTCTCAGGTGCGGCTGAAGTGGGGGTGGCCAACGTGGGTGGGGTCTAAGTGGGCATGTCCCGGGTGGGCGTGGCCTCACTGTCTCTCGTAGATGATTCGCAGCAGCCGCAGGCTGGGCCCGtagcgctgctgctgccgctgcgCCGCCTCCCGCCAGCTGGGAACCGGTTAgagaccagtacaaaccagtcaGGGACCGGcacaaaccagtatggaccagtataaaccagtacggaccagtacggaccgGTCAGGGACCggtacggaccagtacggaccagttaGAGACCAGTATGGACGGGTACAGACTGGTATGGATTGCTGTTAACCCATccagaccagtacaaaccagtacaaaccagtatgggCTGGTATAAACCGGTACAGACTGgtacagaccagtataaaccagaaTAGACCAGTACAGATCACTACGAACCAGTGACAacctcccagtttgtcccggTATggcccagttcctcccagtccctcccagtcccccccagtccatcccagtttgtcccagtgcccccagtccatcccagtcccccccagtccatcccagtccatcccagttccccccagtccatcccagtccatcccagttccccccagtccatcccagtccatcccagtttgtcccagtcccccCCTCACCGCTGCCGGACGCGTTTCCACCTGTCCATGTTCTTGTAGATCAGTGACGTAATCGAGGGGGCGGGGTCTAACACCTGGGGGCGGGGCCAAGAACCATTACATCatcggggggcggggccggggggaatttgggggattttaaggagaatttttgggggtttttagggaatttttagggacgttttggggaggattttcaggatcttttgggaattttctttaGGAGGTTTTTGGGATatattaaagaaattttttggggatttttagaaatttttttgggtttttttaggggagttttgggatatttttaggggagttttggggtattttaagggggttttttggggtatttttaggcagatttttgggacatttggggggagattttggtgattttggggtgaactCGAAGctaattttggggtgaatttgggctgaattttggggtgaattggggcagattttggggtgattttggatcagattttggggtgattttggggtgactttggtgagttttggggtgaattcagggtgattttggggtgatttggggctggttttggggctgaatttggggctgttttggggctgattttggggtgaattcagGGTAAATTCTGAGCggattttggggctattttgagCAGTtctggggctgattttgggctgaattttggggtgactctggggaattttgaggggattttggagtGAATTTTTGGGGCCGCTTTTGAGGTGAATTcgggctgaattttggggggaattttgggggaattttgaggcGAATTcggggctgattttgggggaattttgagggaaatttGATGTGAATTcggggctgattttggggtgaattttgggggaattttgatGTGAATTCTGGGCTGAAtttgaggtgaattttgggggagttttcaGGTGAACTCGGGGctgatttggggtgaattttgggggaattttgaggtgAACTcggggctgattttggggtgaattttgggcgAATTTAGAGGCGAACTTCGGGCTTaattttgaggtgaattttggaattttgagGTGAACTcggggctgattttggggtgaattttggggtgaatgcaggatgaatttttgggtgaattctggggattttggggatattttggggtgatttgggggtgaATTCAGGGTAAACTCTGAGGtgatttggggctgattttggagctattttggggtgattttggggtgaattgggTGTAAAttttggctgaattttggggtgaattcaaGGTAAATTCTGAGGTGATTCTGGGGCTCATTTTGGcgcagattttggggtgatttaggCTGAAtcttggggtgattttgggttgaattttggggttaatccaggggattttggggctgatttgggggtgaattttggggtggattttggagcaggttgaggctgattttggggtacctgtggctgattttggggtggatttgggattaattttgggctgatttggGGGCTGATTTAGGGGTGATTTGaggctgattttggggtaaCATTGGGGCAATTTGGGGGTGAAATCAGGGTAAGTTCTGAGCTGATTTTGGAGTGATTTTGTGCagatttggggctgattttgggatgaattttgggcagattttggtgggattttggggcagattttgggctgaattttgggctgattctggtcagttttggggtgaattttgggcagttttggggcagattttgggctgaattttggggtgaatccaGGGGGTTTTGGGCTGGATTCAGGGTGAATTcaggatgaattttggggtgaatttgggctgaattttgagGTGAATTCTGTGGcgattttggggcagttttgggtcagattttggggtgaattttggggtgcatttaggctgattttggggtgaatccaGGGTGAATTCTGTGGTGATTTTGggtcagattttggggtgatttttggcagattttggggcaattttgggtcAGATTTTGGGGTTACTTTAGTcagattttggggcagattttgggcagttttgggtcagattttgggcagttttgggtcagattttggggcagttttggggcagatttggggtgactttggcggattttggggttcagtcCCACCTGGTCGGGCGGCGCCGCTCCCTCGTCGGGGCCCAGGGGGGAGGGGACGCGCGGGGCcagggcggggccgggggggggcAGGGACAGAACGTCCTCGGCACCGGGGGGGGCCTGGAACTGGTACGGACCAGTTAGAGAGcggtatggaccagtacggaccagttagagaccagtatggaccagtacggaccagtacaaaCCCATCCCTCCAGTCCCACGTTCTCCTCGAAAATCCCCATTTTAGCCCCCAAAAGCCCCGGATTttttgctcccagtccctcccagtccatcccagtataactcagttccctcccagtacaaaccagtataacccagtacaaaccagtataacccagtccctcccagttccctcccagtatacCCCAGTACAGACCAGTCCCATATCCCCAtctaaaattcccatttttgcccccaagattcccatttttgccccaaaatccccatttttcaccccaaacccgCAGGGTTACCTGCTCGGGGGgtggggcgggggcggggcagTGCCCGATCCAGGCGCGGCACACGGGGTACAGGGGGGTCCCTGCCGggaactgccccagctccacGCTGCGGTCAAAGAGCCGGATCACAAACGAGTCTGGAGCGGGGAAAATCCGcccaaaatcagcaaaaaaatcagcccaaaaacggggaaaatccgcccaaaaatcagcccaaaaatcggcccaaaaatcagcccaaaatcaccccaaaatcggccCAAAAATGGGATAAATCGGCCCAAAAATCggcccaaaatcagcccaaagaTTGGCCCAAAAGTCagaccaaaaatgggaaaaattggccccaaaatcagcccaaaaatcgGCCCAAAATCAGCCAGAATcaacccaaaaatgggaaaaatccgCCCAAAAATCggccccaaaatcagccccaaaatcagcccaaaactcagcaaaaaaaatttcccGATTTTGTGtgaaatttcccaaattttgtctGAAATTCCCGAATTGTGGTTTTTGCTCACTGTGTTTCTGGGGGGGCGCCTCgggcccctcccccccctccctcctcttcttcctcctctgctgcGGGAAACGCCCGGGGGGCCTGCGAGGAACATTCCGGAACCGCGGGAATCACGGGGAATCACGGGAAATCCCGGGAAATCCCAGAAATCACGGGAAATCACAGAAATCACGGGAAATCACAGAAATCACGGGAAATCCCAGAAATCACGGGAAATCCCAGAAATAACGGGAAATCACAGGAAATCACAGAAATCCCGGGAAATCACAGAAATCTCAGGAAATCACGGGAAATCACAGGAAATCAAGGGAAATCACGGGAAATCCCAAGGGGGGGGGTGTGCGGGAttgtgggggatttttgggggatttttttggattttaatgggaattttaatgggaatttttaggCATTTATTTGagattttaatgggaattttagagaatttttatgggattttttggggatttttatgggaaattttggggatttttttttttttattttttgaggaattttagGAGAttttaatggggatttttttgggatttttggagagtttttggggtttttaatggggactttctggggatttttttgggaatttttatggggattttttaggatttaaatgggaatttttatgcaaatttttgggat
Above is a window of Ammospiza caudacuta isolate bAmmCau1 chromosome 38, bAmmCau1.pri, whole genome shotgun sequence DNA encoding:
- the PSENEN gene encoding gamma-secretase subunit PEN-2, which produces MNLERVSNEEKLQLCRKYYLGGFLLLPFLWLVNVVWFFREAFLAPPFGEQPRIKAYVLRSALGAGLWGLGLGVWVGLFQTRRGQWGALGDALSFTQPMGEP
- the LIN37 gene encoding protein lin-37 homolog, which translates into the protein MAAKVKVEKPELSPGAARRRLDAVLEQLLLRGGREPLEEEPGKGPGEPPAKEASPSAPGKRPPGRFPQQRRKKRREGGEGPEAPPQKHNSFVIRLFDRSVELGQFPAGTPLYPVCRAWIGHCPAPAPPPEQFQAPPGAEDVLSLPPPGPALAPRVPSPLGPDEGAAPPDQVLDPAPSITSLIYKNMDRWKRVRQRWREAAQRQQQRYGPSLRLLRIIYERQ